The Hydrogenimonas thermophila genomic interval AATAGTCCAAGTTCATCTGAAATTTTTTTTGCTGTTATTATATTTTCATTTAAAGAATTCATTTTTATTAATAGATTTTCTATATTAGTTTTAATAATATATAGTTTTTCTTTATCTGAATTATTTTTTTTAATATATTCATTCATTAAAAAATCAAATTCATTCATTAAAAAATCTTGTAATGTCTTATATTGTTTTTCTAGTTCTTTATTTTTATTTTTTAAATTATTTATTTTGTCAGAACTTTTATCAAGAATATTTTCTAATTTTTCTTTTTTGTTATATAAGATTGTGTATGATTTTTTTAATTCATTAAGTTCTTTTCTTATTGAATTATTCTCATTTTCAAGTTCTTTAATATTACAAAGCAATATATCATTATCTTCTGTTAGTTTTAATATAGTTTCTTGTTGTTCGTTTATTAAATTTTTAGATGATTTAAACATTGACTACCTCCTACAAAGGAGTATAGTCGTCAAGAGATAAAAAAGGTGCTCTTTTATGTTTTGCAGCAAATGGTTCAACAGGAGTGTTTTCTACACTATTATAGACAAAAAAAGCATTAGTTCTGTCATAAGGAGATATATTGTCAGGTGAACCATGCATAATATTTCCATCATGAAAGACTAAAGTTCCTTTTTTACCAAGAGCAGCAACAAGTTCAGTATTTTTACTTAAGTGCTTTATTGCTTTTAAACTTGGTACGCCATATTCTTGCTTTTTAAGAGATTGTTTGTAATTGTCTTTAGGAGTTTTACCAGCACATGAAACAAATTTTTTATGACTCCCCGGAATTAAGTATAATGGTCCGTTGTAGTGCGTGTTATCAGTTAGCATAATCCATGCAGTTAAAACACGGCAACGAGGTAAACCATCTTCTGCATGCCAAGTTTCAAAGTCTGAATGCCAAGGAAAAGATTTTCCTTTATATGCTGGTTTTATATTAATGCGACTATGATGAATATAAGCATTTGAACCTAGTATATGCTCTATTTTATCAACTATTCTCCTGTCTTTCATTAATTTATTAAATATAGGATGAAATAGATGTTGAGAAAATATTGTTCTTACTTCATCACTATCTGGTTCAGTTATATACTCTTCTTTTTCTTTTAATTCTGGAGCATTTTTTAAACTAAACAAAGCATTATTAAATTCATTAACTTCCTCTTCTGAAAAAAAGTTTGGAAAGATAATAAAACCATTTTGTTCATAAAAAGAAGCCTCTTCTGGCTTTAATGAATATTCACCTACTGGTTTTCCATAAATAACTGGATCTACTCTATCTAAAATATCCTCTTTCTCCATTCTAGTTGGATAGTAGTCTTTCATATTTTCTCCTTTCGTTGATTAGTTTAATAGCACTTTTTATGACATTAGATATATTTGCTTTTATCCATCTTTTATCCATCCATTCTTGTGGTCTAACTTCAACTCCTTGTACTAATGTTGCAAAATGTAAATGATCTCCCATTGCAAAACCAGTTTTACCTGTATTTGCAATGTAAGAATTAGCCTTTTTATAAAAAATAACTTAAAAAGGACAAAAAAATAAAAAAGCAATAGCTTTTTAAAGCT includes:
- a CDS encoding phytanoyl-CoA dioxygenase family protein, giving the protein MKDYYPTRMEKEDILDRVDPVIYGKPVGEYSLKPEEASFYEQNGFIIFPNFFSEEEVNEFNNALFSLKNAPELKEKEEYITEPDSDEVRTIFSQHLFHPIFNKLMKDRRIVDKIEHILGSNAYIHHSRINIKPAYKGKSFPWHSDFETWHAEDGLPRCRVLTAWIMLTDNTHYNGPLYLIPGSHKKFVSCAGKTPKDNYKQSLKKQEYGVPSLKAIKHLSKNTELVAALGKKGTLVFHDGNIMHGSPDNISPYDRTNAFFVYNSVENTPVEPFAAKHKRAPFLSLDDYTPL